A window of Elgaria multicarinata webbii isolate HBS135686 ecotype San Diego chromosome 2, rElgMul1.1.pri, whole genome shotgun sequence contains these coding sequences:
- the AIP gene encoding AH receptor-interacting protein, whose translation MADQVAQLRADGIQKRVVQEGRGPLPDYQDGTKATFHYRTLLCSLDQRMLDDSRTRGKPMELIIGKKFKLPVWETILHTMREGEVAEFLCDTKHVVLYPMVSKSLRNIAAGKDPLEGQRHCCGIAQMHEHHSLGYPDLDELQQNPQPLIFAIEMLKVEGPGSYRQDPWAMSDEEKMKAVPLIHQEGNELYKEGKVQEAAAKYYDAIACLKNLQMKEQPGSPDWIQLDQQITPLLLNYCQCKLLTAEYYEVLDHCSSILNKYEDNVKAYFKRAKAHAAVWNAAEAQADFAKVLQLDPSLGPVVARELRSLETRIREKDDEDKIRFKGIFSQ comes from the exons GCTACCTTCCACTACCGCACACTGCTCTGCAGTCTGGACCAGCGAATGCTCGATGACAGTCGCACGCGGGGCAAGCCCATGGAGCTCATCATTGGGAAGAAATTCAAGCTGCCCGTCTGGGAGACCATCCTGCACACCATGCGCGAGGGAGAGGTGGCCGAGTTCTTGTGTGACACGAAG CACGTGGTTTTGTACCCCATGGTGTCAAAGAGCTTGAGGAACATTGCAGCTGGGAAAGACCCTCTGGAGGGACAACGACACTGCTGCGGCATTGCCCAGATGCACGAGCATCACTCGCTGGGATACCCGGATCTCGACGAGCTCCAGCAGAACCCCCAGCCCCTCATCTTTGCCATTGAGATGCTCAAg GTGGAAGGGCCCGGCTCATACCGGCAGGATCCGTGGGCCATGTCGGACGAGGAGAAGATGAAGGCTGTGCCCCTGATCCACCAGGAGGGCAATGAGCTCTACAAGGAAGGCAAAGTGCAGGAGGCTGCCGCCAAGTACTATGACGCCATCGCTTGCCTCAAAAACCTGCAGATGAAG GAGCAGCCAGGCTCCCCGGACTGGATCCAACTGGACCAACAGATCACTCCCTTGTTGCTTAATTATTGCCAGTGTAAGCTTCTGACTGCAGAGTACTACGAGGTGCTGGATCACTGCTCTTCCATTCTCAACAAATACGAAG ATAACGTCAAGGCCTACTTCAAGAGAGCCAAGGCGCATGCCGCGGTGTGGAACGCAGCTGAAGCTCAGGCCGACTTTGCCAAGGTGTTGCAGCTGGACCCGTCATTGGGCCCTGTGGTTGCCCGGGAGCTGCGCAGCCTGGAGACCCGCATACGGGAGAAAGACGACGAGGACAAGATCCGCTTCAAAGGCATCTTCTCCCAGTAG